From a single Nocardioides panacis genomic region:
- the sdhC gene encoding succinate dehydrogenase, cytochrome b556 subunit, whose amino-acid sequence MHVEFGGIGVATSPAGTLYRGREGMWSWVLHRITGVSIFFFLFAHVVDTAMVRVSPDVYNTAVETYKNPIVGVMEVGLVGAVLFHGLNGVRIILVDFWEKGPRYQRQLTYGVAGLFVVLFVPFVIRHLSHVFGG is encoded by the coding sequence ATGCATGTCGAGTTCGGAGGAATCGGAGTGGCTACCTCTCCGGCAGGAACGCTTTATCGGGGCCGTGAAGGCATGTGGAGTTGGGTCCTGCACCGGATCACCGGTGTCTCGATCTTCTTCTTCCTCTTCGCCCACGTCGTCGACACCGCCATGGTGCGGGTGTCGCCGGACGTCTACAACACGGCCGTCGAGACCTACAAGAACCCCATCGTCGGGGTGATGGAGGTCGGGCTCGTCGGCGCCGTCCTCTTCCACGGCCTCAACGGCGTGCGGATCATCCTGGTCGACTTCTGGGAGAAGGGTCCGCGCTACCAGCGCCAGCTGACGTACGGCGTCGCCGGGCTGTTCGTGGTCCTCTTCGTGCCGTTCGTGATCCGGCACCTGTCGCACGTGTTCGGAGGCTGA
- a CDS encoding amidase family protein, with product MTLETAVERVERALARADEVDGMVAAVCTPDPAARTRARERDAETREGRSRGPLHGWPVLVKDNVDTADLPTTAGSLALAAQPNPARDAALVTRLREAGLVVLGKANLSEWANIRDEGSASGWSGYGGLTRNPYALNRSAGGSSSGSGAAVAAGITPLAVGTETDGSISCPAAFNGCVGIKPTVGLVPTDGVVPISRSQDSPGPMASTVRDAAALLGVLAGNGTDYASYAVDGRLAGKRIGVPRARYWGYSSHADGPAERAVQLLARQGATIVDGTDLTSMEEFDGHDELLVMLAELRSGLEGYLAGRPGDGPRTLADVVAWNRAHADVELQHFGQSLFEQALEGPGVGSREYAEARARCLRAGRDDGIDAVLRAHDLDALVTPSYGPAVPIDLVNPEAHTGSCTTPSAIAGYPLLTVPSGLSAGLPVAVSFWGTAASEPTLVEIAAGYEAARDRDTGPLPAPTFPTFV from the coding sequence GTGACTCTGGAGACCGCCGTGGAGCGGGTGGAGCGGGCGCTGGCCCGGGCCGACGAGGTGGACGGGATGGTCGCGGCGGTGTGCACGCCCGACCCGGCGGCGCGGACCCGGGCGCGGGAGCGGGACGCGGAGACCCGCGAGGGTCGCTCCCGCGGGCCCCTGCACGGGTGGCCGGTGCTGGTGAAGGACAACGTCGACACCGCGGACCTGCCCACCACGGCCGGCTCCCTGGCCCTGGCCGCGCAGCCGAACCCGGCCCGCGACGCGGCCCTGGTGACCCGGCTCCGCGAGGCCGGCCTGGTCGTCCTGGGCAAGGCCAACCTCAGCGAGTGGGCGAACATCCGGGACGAGGGCTCGGCGTCCGGGTGGAGCGGGTACGGCGGCCTGACCCGCAACCCGTACGCCCTGAACCGGTCCGCCGGCGGGTCGAGCTCGGGCAGCGGCGCCGCGGTGGCCGCCGGCATCACGCCCCTCGCCGTGGGCACCGAGACGGACGGCTCGATCTCCTGCCCGGCCGCGTTCAACGGCTGCGTCGGGATCAAGCCGACGGTGGGCCTCGTGCCGACCGACGGGGTGGTGCCGATCTCCCGGTCCCAGGACTCCCCCGGCCCGATGGCGTCGACGGTGCGGGACGCGGCCGCGCTGCTCGGCGTGCTCGCCGGCAACGGCACCGACTACGCGTCGTACGCCGTGGACGGCCGGCTCGCCGGGAAGCGGATCGGCGTCCCGCGGGCGAGGTACTGGGGCTACAGCAGCCACGCCGACGGGCCGGCCGAGCGCGCGGTGCAGCTGCTGGCCCGGCAGGGCGCGACGATCGTGGACGGCACCGACCTCACCAGCATGGAGGAGTTCGACGGGCACGACGAGCTGCTGGTGATGCTGGCCGAGCTGCGCAGCGGCCTGGAGGGCTACCTCGCCGGCCGGCCGGGCGACGGCCCCCGCACGCTCGCCGACGTGGTCGCCTGGAACCGCGCGCACGCCGACGTCGAGCTGCAGCACTTCGGCCAGTCCCTGTTCGAGCAGGCCCTGGAGGGGCCGGGCGTCGGGAGCCGGGAGTACGCCGAGGCCCGGGCCCGCTGCCTGCGGGCCGGACGCGACGACGGCATCGACGCGGTCCTCCGGGCCCACGACCTGGACGCGCTGGTCACCCCGTCCTACGGACCCGCGGTCCCCATCGACCTGGTCAACCCGGAGGCGCACACGGGCTCCTGCACCACGCCGAGCGCGATCGCGGGCTACCCGCTGCTCACCGTGCCGTCGGGGCTGTCCGCCGGGCTGCCGGTCGCCGTCTCCTTCTGGGGTACGGCGGCCAGCGAGCCGACCCTGGTCGAGATCGCCGCGGGCTACGAGGCCGCGCGGGACCGCGACACCGGGCCGCTGCCGGCGCCGACCTTCCCGACCTTCGTCTGA
- a CDS encoding S8 family serine peptidase, with translation MPTSRQRRSLALLAAGAALTLGVTGGFDASAAPASSGRNPNSDTVAPTGVDSSSAVVGLSRAPLATDARTAPAKGRKIDFGSTAVKSERALLVDQRNTFKQWLKKNAPSAKVTGEYDVAVNAVAVRLNGTSLSTLRSGPGVTSVGYQGSYSPTADDPDLSLIDAMAGWAAAGSPALGVRDGGAVNAGHGIKVGVVDTGIDVTHPCFGQQGFPATTQLGNRAYTNNKVIVARVFANKAAGLGYDAKAVQDHGTHVAGTIACDARTPASIDGVDITYDPSGVAPGALLGSYNVFPGDITDARSEDILNALQAAAEDGMDVINMSLGGNAHGNQDLLTVAVDNLDRAGIVVAVSAGNDGPGHYTVGSPGSAERALTAGAASVGHFISVPVTSGASRFETAAGDFTTPMTPLSGVLVAAKPTAAGDLGLGCATGSYPASVAGNIALVSRGDCTFGNKVAVAEAQKATAVIVVNNVAGDPTAMAADAAFPTKLPAVMAGLADKAALTGIAAAGGATTIGTDRSYVQTANSDIMAGFSSQGPTDVDFRVKPDVVAPGVNVLSSIPSSFCEAGTNPDGCWAFFSGTSMASPHLAGTAAVVLQAHPLWDAWQVRSAITNTAKQGVLDNYKVLGKEETDPVVIGAGLEDVDAAVTAEVALSSVSTSFGAVPSGSGKALSRTLTLTGLTGVAQKLPLTVKGDDAFSASPASVVVPATGSVTVTVSYSPGRAVAKGDHSATLDLGGVAHSVLYAFAK, from the coding sequence GTGCCCACCTCGAGACAACGCCGAAGCCTTGCCCTGCTGGCCGCCGGTGCGGCCCTCACCCTCGGCGTGACGGGCGGGTTCGACGCCTCCGCCGCGCCGGCCTCGTCGGGGCGCAACCCGAACAGTGACACGGTCGCCCCGACGGGAGTGGACAGCAGCAGCGCCGTCGTCGGGCTCTCGCGCGCCCCGCTCGCCACCGATGCCCGGACCGCTCCCGCAAAGGGACGCAAGATCGACTTCGGCAGCACCGCCGTGAAGAGCGAGCGCGCGCTCCTGGTCGACCAGCGCAACACCTTCAAGCAGTGGCTGAAGAAGAACGCCCCGTCCGCCAAGGTCACCGGCGAGTACGACGTGGCCGTCAACGCGGTGGCCGTCCGGCTGAACGGCACGTCGCTGAGCACCCTGCGCTCCGGTCCGGGTGTCACCTCCGTCGGCTACCAGGGCTCCTACTCGCCGACGGCAGACGACCCCGACCTGTCCCTGATCGACGCGATGGCCGGCTGGGCCGCGGCCGGCAGCCCCGCCCTCGGTGTGCGGGACGGTGGCGCCGTCAACGCAGGGCACGGGATCAAGGTCGGCGTCGTCGACACCGGCATCGACGTGACCCACCCGTGCTTCGGACAGCAGGGCTTCCCGGCGACCACGCAGCTCGGCAACCGCGCGTACACCAACAACAAGGTGATCGTCGCCCGGGTGTTCGCGAACAAGGCGGCCGGCCTCGGGTACGACGCGAAGGCCGTCCAGGACCACGGCACCCACGTCGCCGGCACGATCGCCTGCGACGCGCGTACCCCCGCCAGCATCGACGGCGTCGACATCACCTACGACCCGAGCGGCGTCGCCCCCGGCGCGCTGCTCGGCAGCTACAACGTCTTCCCCGGCGACATCACCGACGCCCGCAGCGAGGACATCCTCAACGCCCTCCAGGCGGCGGCGGAGGACGGCATGGACGTCATCAACATGAGCCTGGGCGGCAACGCCCACGGCAACCAGGACCTGCTGACCGTCGCGGTCGACAACCTCGACCGCGCCGGCATCGTCGTCGCGGTCTCGGCCGGCAACGACGGCCCGGGCCACTACACGGTCGGGTCGCCCGGGTCGGCGGAGCGGGCGTTGACCGCCGGCGCCGCATCTGTGGGGCACTTCATCAGTGTCCCGGTCACGTCGGGAGCGTCCCGCTTCGAGACGGCTGCCGGTGACTTCACGACGCCGATGACCCCGCTGAGCGGCGTGCTGGTCGCCGCGAAGCCGACCGCGGCCGGAGACCTGGGACTCGGCTGCGCCACGGGGAGCTACCCGGCCTCGGTGGCAGGGAACATCGCCCTCGTGTCCCGCGGTGACTGCACCTTCGGCAACAAGGTGGCCGTCGCGGAGGCCCAGAAGGCCACCGCCGTCATCGTGGTGAACAACGTCGCGGGCGACCCGACGGCGATGGCAGCCGACGCGGCCTTCCCGACGAAGCTGCCGGCCGTGATGGCGGGCCTCGCCGACAAGGCGGCGCTCACCGGCATCGCCGCTGCGGGCGGCGCGACCACCATCGGGACGGACAGGAGCTACGTCCAGACCGCGAACAGCGACATCATGGCCGGCTTCTCCAGCCAGGGTCCGACCGACGTGGACTTCCGGGTCAAGCCCGACGTGGTGGCGCCCGGTGTCAACGTGCTGTCCTCGATCCCGAGCAGCTTCTGCGAGGCGGGGACGAACCCCGACGGCTGCTGGGCGTTCTTCTCCGGTACGTCGATGGCCAGCCCGCACCTCGCCGGCACGGCGGCCGTGGTCCTCCAGGCCCACCCGCTGTGGGACGCGTGGCAGGTCCGTTCGGCGATCACCAACACCGCCAAGCAGGGTGTGCTGGACAACTACAAGGTGCTGGGCAAGGAGGAGACCGACCCGGTGGTCATCGGCGCCGGGCTCGAGGACGTCGACGCGGCGGTCACCGCCGAGGTCGCGCTCTCCTCGGTCAGCACCTCGTTCGGTGCGGTGCCGTCCGGGAGCGGCAAGGCGCTGAGCCGGACCCTCACGCTGACCGGCCTCACCGGTGTCGCCCAGAAGCTGCCGTTGACGGTCAAGGGCGACGACGCGTTCAGCGCCTCACCGGCGTCGGTCGTCGTGCCCGCGACCGGGTCGGTGACCGTCACGGTCAGCTACAGCCCGGGCAGGGCGGTCGCCAAGGGTGACCACTCGGCGACGCTGGACCTGGGCGGGGTGGCGCACTCGGTGCTCTACGCGTTCGCCAAGTAA
- a CDS encoding amidohydrolase: protein MPPSPLRLSIDAVDALEEELVALRRDLHAHPELAWQETRTTALIAERLERAGLDVQLLPKSGLLAELGAADGPMVALRADLDGLPVDDRGGEPWVSTADGVAHACGHDVHTSALVGAGIALARAHEQSPLAGRVRLLFQPAEEVMPGGALEVIAAGALEGVGHVYGLHCDPTIDVGRVGLRVGPLTGAADALTVRLTGRGGHTSRPHLTEDLTYALGKLVTELPGALSRRLDPRAGASLVWGVVRAGSAKNVIPASGECAGTLRMLDAVAWADAEDLVRGLIGQILAPYGVGAEVTYVRGVPPVVNEPFSTALLAGAVHAVLGEDGEVSTPQSLGGEDFAWYLEDIPGAMGRLGTRTPGGRTYDLHQGDLHIDERAIGVGAKVLAGAVLTTFDA from the coding sequence ATGCCCCCCTCCCCTCTCCGTCTCAGCATCGACGCCGTCGACGCCCTGGAGGAGGAGCTGGTGGCGCTCCGGCGCGACCTGCACGCCCACCCGGAGCTGGCCTGGCAGGAGACCCGCACCACGGCGCTGATCGCCGAACGGCTGGAGCGCGCCGGTCTGGACGTGCAGCTGCTGCCCAAGTCCGGGCTGCTCGCCGAGCTGGGCGCCGCGGACGGCCCGATGGTGGCGCTGCGTGCCGACCTCGACGGCCTCCCGGTCGACGACCGGGGCGGCGAGCCGTGGGTCAGCACCGCGGACGGCGTCGCGCACGCCTGCGGCCACGACGTGCACACCTCGGCCCTGGTCGGCGCCGGCATCGCGCTGGCCCGGGCCCACGAGCAGTCGCCGCTGGCCGGACGGGTCCGCCTGCTGTTCCAGCCCGCCGAGGAGGTCATGCCCGGCGGCGCGCTGGAGGTGATCGCCGCGGGCGCCCTCGAGGGCGTCGGCCACGTCTACGGGCTGCACTGCGACCCCACCATCGACGTCGGCCGGGTCGGGCTGCGGGTCGGTCCGCTGACCGGGGCCGCCGACGCGCTCACCGTCCGGCTGACCGGCCGCGGCGGGCACACCTCCCGCCCGCACCTCACCGAGGACCTGACCTACGCGCTCGGCAAGCTCGTCACCGAGCTGCCCGGCGCGCTGTCCCGCCGCCTCGACCCGCGGGCCGGCGCCAGCCTGGTGTGGGGCGTGGTCCGGGCCGGGTCGGCGAAGAACGTCATCCCGGCCTCCGGCGAGTGCGCCGGCACCCTGCGGATGCTGGACGCGGTCGCCTGGGCCGACGCCGAGGACCTGGTCCGCGGGCTGATCGGGCAGATCCTGGCGCCGTACGGCGTCGGGGCGGAGGTCACCTACGTCCGGGGCGTCCCGCCGGTCGTCAACGAGCCATTCTCGACCGCCCTGCTCGCGGGCGCCGTGCACGCGGTCCTCGGCGAGGACGGCGAGGTGTCCACCCCGCAGAGCCTCGGTGGCGAGGACTTCGCGTGGTACCTCGAGGACATCCCGGGCGCGATGGGCCGGCTGGGCACCCGCACGCCGGGCGGCCGCACCTACGACCTGCACCAGGGCGACCTGCACATCGACGAGCGGGCCATCGGGGTGGGCGCCAAGGTGCTCGCCGGCGCCGTGCTCACCACCTTCGACGCCTGA
- a CDS encoding ABC transporter permease: protein MLRRILVGAAAPVLAIVMAMLITVVILLLAGNSVSGFMSTIFSVPAPRNVVNIINNSSVLYLSALAAAIGFRMNLFNIGVEGQYRVAVFAAAAFAGQGWLPGPLNVLVAVLIAIVSGAAWAAIAGLLKVTRGVSEVISTIMLNAIAVSLTAYLLRKWGGIVGNSIQTKQLPKDSWVPGLPLVPGAPNEVLGLAVIALLAGVGYAVLLNRSRFGFELRATGASATAAVASGIDVRRMVVISMVISGGIAALVGLPLLFGDTHAYGTTFQSGLGFAGIAVALLGRNNPVGIAFGSLLFAFLVEQSSLLEINAGVSNDIVSITQGVLVLSVVVAYEIVRRYTKAQEQRTVAEQLAPTAPKTEVPA from the coding sequence ATGCTCAGGCGCATCCTCGTCGGCGCGGCCGCGCCGGTGCTGGCCATCGTGATGGCGATGCTGATCACCGTCGTGATCCTGCTGCTCGCCGGCAACTCGGTGTCCGGCTTCATGAGCACGATCTTCTCGGTGCCGGCGCCCCGCAACGTCGTCAACATCATCAACAACTCCTCGGTGCTCTACCTCTCCGCGCTGGCCGCGGCGATCGGGTTCCGGATGAACCTGTTCAACATCGGTGTCGAGGGGCAGTACCGCGTCGCGGTCTTCGCGGCTGCCGCCTTCGCCGGCCAGGGCTGGCTGCCCGGCCCGCTCAACGTGCTCGTCGCGGTCCTGATCGCGATCGTCAGCGGCGCGGCCTGGGCCGCCATCGCCGGTCTCCTCAAGGTCACCCGCGGGGTGTCCGAGGTGATCTCGACGATCATGCTGAACGCCATCGCGGTGTCGCTGACGGCCTACCTGCTGCGCAAGTGGGGCGGCATCGTCGGCAACAGCATCCAGACCAAGCAGCTGCCCAAGGACTCCTGGGTGCCCGGCCTCCCGCTGGTCCCCGGCGCCCCCAACGAGGTGCTCGGCCTGGCCGTCATCGCGCTGCTCGCCGGGGTCGGGTACGCCGTGCTGCTGAACCGCTCCCGGTTCGGCTTCGAGCTCCGCGCGACCGGCGCCTCGGCGACCGCCGCGGTGGCCAGCGGGATCGACGTACGCCGGATGGTGGTGATCTCGATGGTCATCTCCGGAGGCATCGCCGCGCTCGTGGGCCTGCCGCTGCTGTTCGGTGACACGCACGCCTACGGCACCACGTTCCAGTCCGGCCTTGGGTTCGCCGGCATCGCGGTGGCCCTGCTCGGCCGCAACAACCCGGTCGGCATCGCGTTCGGCTCGCTGCTGTTCGCGTTCCTCGTCGAGCAGAGCAGCCTGCTGGAGATCAACGCGGGGGTCTCCAACGACATCGTCTCGATCACCCAGGGCGTGCTCGTGCTCAGCGTGGTGGTCGCCTACGAGATCGTCCGGCGCTACACCAAGGCCCAGGAGCAGCGCACCGTGGCCGAACAGCTCGCCCCGACCGCACCGAAGACGGAGGTCCCGGCATGA
- a CDS encoding BMP family lipoprotein, with translation MRRLTKIAAVTAVMALAVTGCAKKDTQTSSASGSSDKGGLCASGGSGPKIGLAYDIGGRGDKSFNDLAAAGTKKASEDLDATCKESEAAPDEPDSAKEERLRTLADAGYDPIIAVGFVYTPMVTTVAKEYPKLKFAIVDGAAEGDNVTNLAFSPEQGSFLVGVAAGLKTKTNKVGFVGGVKGPIIDPFAAGYQAGVKAVNPKATVEMKWLSDQADQKAFANPPGGKTAATALYDNGADIVFHASGLSGNGVFEAAAAEDKLAIGVDSDQYLTAPKDQQSHILTSALKRVDVAVYDFAKAFKDGTTKAGFDVYDLKRDGVGYATSGGQIDDIKDQIDSYKEKIVSGEIKVPNTL, from the coding sequence TTGCGTCGGCTGACCAAGATTGCAGCTGTCACCGCTGTCATGGCGCTCGCGGTGACCGGTTGTGCCAAGAAGGACACACAGACGAGCTCGGCCAGCGGCAGCTCCGACAAGGGCGGCCTCTGCGCGTCCGGCGGCAGCGGCCCGAAGATCGGCCTGGCCTACGACATCGGCGGGCGGGGCGACAAGTCGTTCAACGACCTGGCCGCGGCCGGCACCAAGAAGGCCAGCGAGGACCTCGACGCGACCTGCAAGGAGTCCGAGGCGGCTCCTGACGAGCCGGACTCCGCCAAGGAGGAGCGCCTGCGCACCCTCGCGGACGCGGGCTACGACCCGATCATCGCGGTCGGCTTCGTCTACACCCCGATGGTGACCACGGTCGCCAAGGAGTACCCGAAGCTGAAGTTCGCGATCGTGGACGGTGCGGCCGAGGGTGACAACGTCACCAACCTGGCCTTCTCCCCCGAGCAGGGCTCGTTCCTGGTCGGTGTCGCCGCCGGCCTGAAGACCAAGACGAACAAGGTCGGCTTCGTGGGTGGCGTCAAGGGTCCGATCATCGACCCGTTCGCCGCCGGCTACCAGGCGGGCGTCAAGGCCGTGAACCCGAAGGCCACCGTCGAGATGAAGTGGCTCTCCGACCAGGCCGACCAGAAGGCCTTCGCCAACCCGCCGGGTGGCAAGACAGCCGCGACGGCGCTCTACGACAACGGTGCTGACATCGTCTTCCACGCGTCCGGCCTGTCCGGCAACGGCGTCTTCGAGGCGGCCGCGGCCGAGGACAAGCTCGCCATCGGCGTGGACTCCGACCAGTACCTCACCGCCCCCAAGGACCAGCAGTCGCACATCCTGACCTCGGCGCTCAAGCGCGTCGACGTCGCGGTCTACGACTTCGCCAAGGCCTTCAAGGACGGCACCACCAAGGCCGGCTTCGACGTCTACGACCTCAAGCGCGACGGTGTCGGCTACGCCACCAGTGGCGGCCAGATCGACGACATCAAGGACCAGATCGACTCCTACAAGGAGAAGATCGTCTCCGGCGAGATCAAGGTTCCCAACACCCTCTGA
- a CDS encoding ABC transporter ATP-binding protein — protein sequence MCAISSSGSGSVTTTPSTDRAGSTEKVAVRLRGIGKRFPGVIANHDIDIDVRAATVHAIVGENGAGKSTLMKILYGVQKPDDGTIEVDGTPVTMSSPADAIKLGIGMVFQHFMLADNLTVLENVVLGAEKLHGIGDKARSKVEEISRVYGFGLDPDELVEGLGVGERQRVEILKVLYRGAQVIILDEPTAVLVPQEVDALFANLRDLKREGHTLIFISHKLDEVLAVADDITVVRRGTTVAAVRPADVTSRKLAELMVGSELPSPNTEESTVTDEEMLELVDVTLTDAAGRRLLTDVSLTIHRGEVLGIAGVEGNGQTELTEVVIGMRKPTTGRVELADTDISDWSTKKRREWIGYIPEDRHRHGLLLDSPLWENRILGHQTREPSVKGAWIDRAGARTDAQRIVDAYDVRTPSIETTAHALSGGNQQKFIVGREMSGDPVLLVASHPTRGVDVGAQAAIWDHIRAARRQGLAVLLISADLDELIGLSDSIKVILRGRFVGDFDPRDVTPQELGSAMTGADDARSGRSESKEDH from the coding sequence GTGTGTGCCATCTCTTCGTCAGGCAGTGGTTCTGTCACCACGACACCCAGCACCGACCGCGCCGGGAGCACCGAGAAGGTCGCCGTTCGGCTGCGCGGCATCGGGAAGCGGTTCCCCGGCGTCATCGCCAACCACGACATCGACATCGACGTCCGCGCCGCCACGGTGCACGCGATCGTGGGGGAGAACGGCGCCGGCAAGTCGACGCTGATGAAGATCCTGTACGGCGTCCAGAAGCCCGACGACGGCACGATCGAGGTCGACGGCACGCCGGTGACGATGAGCTCGCCGGCCGACGCCATCAAGCTCGGCATCGGCATGGTGTTCCAGCACTTCATGCTCGCGGACAACCTCACCGTGCTCGAGAACGTCGTGCTCGGCGCGGAGAAGCTCCACGGCATCGGCGACAAGGCCCGCTCGAAGGTCGAGGAGATCTCGCGGGTCTACGGCTTCGGGCTCGACCCCGACGAGCTCGTCGAGGGCCTCGGGGTCGGCGAGCGGCAGCGCGTGGAGATCCTCAAGGTGCTCTACCGCGGCGCCCAGGTGATCATCCTCGACGAGCCGACCGCCGTGCTGGTCCCGCAGGAGGTCGACGCGCTGTTCGCGAACCTCCGCGACCTGAAGAGGGAGGGGCACACCCTCATCTTCATCTCCCACAAGCTCGACGAGGTGCTCGCCGTCGCCGACGACATCACGGTCGTGCGTCGCGGCACCACCGTGGCCGCCGTACGCCCGGCCGACGTGACCTCGCGCAAGCTCGCCGAGCTGATGGTCGGCTCGGAGCTGCCCTCCCCGAACACCGAGGAGTCCACGGTCACCGACGAGGAGATGCTCGAGCTCGTCGACGTCACGCTCACCGACGCGGCCGGCCGCCGGCTGCTCACCGACGTGTCGCTGACGATCCACCGCGGCGAGGTGCTGGGCATCGCCGGCGTCGAGGGCAACGGCCAGACGGAGCTGACCGAGGTGGTGATCGGGATGCGCAAGCCGACCACCGGCCGGGTCGAGCTCGCCGACACCGACATCTCCGACTGGTCGACGAAGAAGCGCCGCGAGTGGATCGGCTACATCCCCGAGGACCGGCACCGGCACGGGCTGCTGCTGGACTCACCGCTGTGGGAGAACCGGATCCTCGGCCACCAGACCCGCGAGCCGTCGGTGAAGGGCGCCTGGATCGACCGCGCCGGCGCCCGCACGGACGCGCAGCGGATCGTCGACGCCTACGACGTGCGGACCCCGTCGATCGAGACCACCGCGCACGCGCTGTCCGGCGGCAACCAGCAGAAGTTCATCGTCGGCCGCGAGATGAGCGGCGACCCGGTCCTGCTGGTCGCCTCGCACCCGACCCGGGGCGTCGACGTCGGGGCCCAGGCCGCGATCTGGGACCACATCCGTGCGGCGCGCCGCCAGGGCCTGGCCGTGCTGCTGATCTCGGCCGACCTCGACGAGCTGATCGGCCTGTCCGACTCGATCAAGGTGATCCTGCGGGGTCGCTTCGTCGGTGACTTCGACCCGCGGGACGTGACCCCGCAGGAGCTCGGGTCGGCGATGACCGGTGCGGACGACGCCCGGTCCGGCCGCTCCGAGAGCAAGGAGGACCACTGA
- a CDS encoding acyl-CoA mutase large subunit family protein codes for MTAGEAPTAGPPGAGDQNLTESGLPFKTLYGPETLEGFDPETRLGEPGQYPFTRGVYPSMYTGRPWTMRQYAGFGTAKESNQRYKQLVANGTGGLSVAFDLPTQMGHDSDAAIAHGEVGKVGVAIDSIEDMRLLFDGLPLDEVSTSMTINAPAALLLLMYQLVAEENGVPGDKITGTIQNDVLKEYIARGTYIYPPAQSLRLITDIFAYCKSEVPRWNSISISGYHMAEAGATPAQEIAFTLADGIEYVRAAVKAGLDVDDFAKRLSFFFVSRTTILEEVAKFRAARRIWAQVMRDEFGAQDPKSQMLRFHTQTAGVQLTAQQPEVNLVRVAIQGLAAVLGGTQSLHTNSFDEALALPSEKSARLALRTQQVIAYETDVTKTVDPFAGSYVMEALTDDVEAEARKLMDQVEEMGGAVAAIERGFQKNEIEKAAYQIARDIDTGERIVVGVNRFTSEKEEPFEGLRVDPAIEEQQAERLAKLRAERDQGEVDRQLAALVEAARGDDNVLYPMKEALRAKATVGEVCNALRDVWGAYVPPDAF; via the coding sequence ATGACTGCAGGCGAAGCTCCCACGGCCGGCCCGCCCGGCGCCGGCGACCAGAACCTCACCGAGTCCGGGCTCCCCTTCAAGACGCTGTACGGCCCCGAGACGCTCGAGGGCTTCGACCCGGAGACCCGCCTCGGCGAGCCGGGGCAGTACCCGTTCACCCGCGGCGTCTACCCGTCGATGTACACCGGCCGGCCCTGGACGATGCGGCAGTACGCCGGCTTCGGCACCGCCAAGGAGTCCAACCAGCGCTACAAGCAGCTCGTCGCGAACGGCACCGGCGGGCTGTCGGTCGCCTTCGACCTGCCCACCCAGATGGGCCACGACTCCGACGCCGCCATCGCGCACGGCGAGGTCGGCAAGGTCGGGGTGGCGATCGACTCGATCGAGGACATGCGGCTGCTGTTCGACGGCCTGCCGCTCGACGAGGTCTCGACCTCGATGACGATCAACGCCCCCGCCGCGCTGCTGCTGCTGATGTACCAGCTCGTCGCGGAGGAGAACGGCGTCCCCGGCGACAAGATCACCGGCACGATCCAGAACGACGTGCTCAAGGAGTACATCGCCCGCGGCACCTACATCTACCCGCCGGCGCAGTCGCTGCGGCTGATCACCGACATCTTCGCCTACTGCAAGTCGGAGGTGCCGAGGTGGAACAGCATCTCGATCTCCGGCTACCACATGGCCGAGGCCGGGGCGACGCCCGCGCAGGAGATCGCGTTCACGCTGGCTGACGGGATCGAGTACGTCCGCGCGGCGGTCAAGGCCGGGCTCGACGTCGACGACTTCGCCAAGCGGCTGTCCTTCTTCTTCGTGTCGCGTACGACGATCCTGGAGGAGGTCGCGAAGTTCCGGGCGGCCCGCCGGATCTGGGCCCAGGTGATGCGCGACGAGTTCGGGGCCCAGGACCCGAAGTCGCAGATGCTGCGGTTCCACACCCAGACCGCCGGCGTCCAGCTGACCGCCCAGCAGCCCGAGGTGAACCTGGTCCGGGTCGCGATCCAGGGCCTGGCCGCGGTGCTCGGCGGCACCCAGTCGCTGCACACGAACTCGTTCGACGAGGCGCTGGCGCTGCCCAGCGAGAAGTCGGCGCGCCTGGCGCTGCGCACCCAGCAGGTCATCGCCTACGAGACCGACGTGACCAAGACCGTCGACCCGTTCGCGGGGTCCTACGTCATGGAGGCGCTCACCGACGACGTCGAGGCCGAGGCCCGCAAGCTGATGGACCAGGTCGAGGAGATGGGCGGCGCGGTCGCCGCGATCGAGCGGGGCTTCCAGAAGAACGAGATCGAGAAGGCGGCCTACCAGATCGCCCGCGACATCGACACCGGCGAGCGGATCGTCGTGGGCGTCAACCGGTTCACCTCCGAGAAGGAGGAGCCGTTCGAGGGGCTGCGCGTCGACCCGGCCATCGAGGAGCAGCAGGCCGAGCGGCTCGCGAAGCTGCGCGCGGAGCGGGACCAGGGCGAGGTGGACCGCCAGCTGGCGGCGCTCGTGGAGGCCGCGCGCGGCGACGACAACGTGCTCTACCCGATGAAGGAGGCGCTCCGGGCGAAGGCGACGGTGGGGGAGGTCTGCAACGCGCTGCGCGACGTGTGGGGGGCCTACGTCCCGCCGGACGCGTTCTAG